From a single Gimesia fumaroli genomic region:
- a CDS encoding APC family permease, with product MSSDQPAPVAESTERYLQKLSLWDTVNIIIGIVIGVSIFKVPSAVFSFSGSIEAGFVVWGLGGILMLAGALCYSELAAAIPETGGDYVFLSRTYGHGTGFLFGWAQFIVINPANIGIMSYVFADYAVSFLQGPNTETSNSWTVTLASLSVCSLIFLNLLGLVVGKWAQNILTLAKVIGLAAIAGAGIYLGMTNTTPVPETVGGESGSGANLGLAMVFVLYAFGGWNDAAFVAAEVKEPGRNIPRALMVGTIGILLIYLLINAAYLFGLGYQGLLDSPTPAATLLGNAWGDPGQKLISVIIMISSLGAINGLILTGSRVNVRLGMDHRFFAMLARWNHRVNAPIYSLLTQGLISVAMIVLVGTGAGQSLLELPFQLLNWDIIKWEDYGGGFETLLAATAPLFWIFFLLTGLSLILLRFKLPDLKRPFRVPLYPITPLLFCGTSLYMLYSSLMYAWGLTLLGVIPILIGVPLYWMSRNKQSDVPN from the coding sequence ATGTCTTCAGATCAACCAGCGCCAGTGGCCGAATCGACGGAACGCTACCTGCAAAAGCTGAGCCTGTGGGACACGGTCAACATCATTATCGGAATCGTGATCGGCGTTTCGATCTTTAAAGTGCCAAGTGCAGTATTCAGTTTTTCCGGCTCCATCGAAGCGGGCTTTGTCGTCTGGGGACTGGGAGGCATCCTGATGCTGGCCGGTGCACTCTGTTATTCCGAGCTGGCTGCCGCGATCCCAGAGACGGGGGGAGACTATGTTTTTCTCTCGCGCACTTACGGCCACGGAACCGGCTTTCTGTTTGGCTGGGCTCAATTCATCGTCATCAACCCGGCCAACATCGGCATCATGTCATATGTCTTCGCAGACTATGCGGTTTCGTTTTTACAAGGCCCGAATACCGAAACATCCAACAGCTGGACAGTGACGCTGGCTTCTTTGTCGGTCTGTAGCCTGATCTTTTTGAATCTGCTGGGGCTGGTCGTGGGGAAATGGGCGCAGAACATTCTAACGCTGGCGAAAGTCATTGGACTCGCTGCGATCGCCGGTGCCGGGATCTATCTCGGCATGACCAACACGACGCCGGTGCCCGAAACAGTCGGCGGCGAGTCGGGTTCCGGAGCCAATCTGGGGCTGGCGATGGTGTTCGTACTGTATGCATTTGGCGGCTGGAATGACGCCGCGTTCGTGGCTGCGGAAGTCAAAGAACCGGGCCGAAATATTCCGCGGGCACTGATGGTCGGCACAATCGGCATCCTGTTGATTTATCTGCTGATCAACGCGGCCTACCTGTTCGGCCTGGGCTATCAGGGACTGCTCGATTCCCCCACACCAGCCGCCACGCTGCTGGGAAATGCCTGGGGAGATCCGGGGCAGAAACTGATCAGTGTGATCATCATGATTTCCTCTCTGGGCGCGATCAACGGTTTGATCCTGACCGGCTCGCGGGTGAATGTCCGTCTGGGAATGGATCATCGGTTCTTTGCGATGCTGGCCCGCTGGAATCATCGCGTCAACGCCCCGATTTACTCACTGCTCACGCAGGGGTTGATTTCGGTTGCCATGATCGTACTGGTCGGCACCGGTGCCGGCCAAAGTCTGCTCGAACTCCCATTTCAACTACTGAACTGGGACATCATCAAGTGGGAGGATTACGGGGGCGGCTTTGAAACCCTGCTGGCAGCGACAGCGCCCCTGTTCTGGATTTTCTTCCTGCTGACCGGCCTGAGCTTGATCCTGCTGCGTTTTAAACTCCCCGATCTGAAACGTCCATTTCGCGTGCCCCTCTATCCGATTACGCCGCTGCTGTTCTGCGGCACTTCGCTTTACATGCTGTATTCCAGCCTGATGTATGCCTGGGGACTGACGCTCTTGGGAGTGATCCCGATTCTGATCGGCGTGCCTCTGTACTGGATGAGCCGCAACAAGCAGTCAGACGTTCCCAATTAG
- a CDS encoding class I SAM-dependent methyltransferase: MSNSDEKLTKSFYDRISHSYDMIADSNEHVAREKGLKALAISAGETVLEIGYGTGHSLVTLAEAVGESGKVYGVDISDGMKKVSEKRVAEAGLADRVELSVANTPPLPFDENTFDVVSMSFTLELFPLETIPEVLKEIRRVLKPNGRLGVVSMALPKEGDNDSFLEKTYKWMHQHFPHIVDCQPINAVGLLKDAGFEIKSEQTLDIWTMPVAALVGQSPD, translated from the coding sequence ATGAGTAATTCAGATGAAAAACTCACCAAGTCTTTTTACGATCGCATCAGCCATTCCTATGACATGATCGCCGACTCTAACGAGCATGTCGCCCGCGAAAAAGGGCTGAAAGCGCTGGCCATTTCCGCAGGGGAAACCGTACTGGAAATCGGCTACGGCACCGGTCACTCACTGGTAACGCTGGCGGAAGCGGTGGGAGAATCGGGCAAGGTTTATGGCGTCGACATCTCGGACGGGATGAAAAAAGTCTCTGAAAAACGAGTCGCGGAAGCGGGGCTCGCCGATCGTGTCGAACTGTCTGTCGCCAATACGCCGCCACTCCCGTTCGACGAGAACACGTTTGATGTGGTCAGCATGAGCTTTACGCTGGAGCTGTTCCCGCTGGAGACGATTCCCGAAGTGCTTAAGGAAATCAGACGCGTATTAAAGCCGAACGGACGACTGGGCGTGGTTTCCATGGCGCTGCCTAAAGAGGGAGACAATGACAGCTTCCTGGAGAAAACTTACAAATGGATGCACCAGCACTTCCCGCATATTGTCGACTGCCAGCCCATCAATGCCGTCGGTTTACTGAAAGACGCCGGCTTTGAGATCAAGTCGGAACAGACGCTGGATATCTGGACCATGCCTGTAGCGGCTCTGGTCGGGCAATCACCAGACTGA
- the glgC gene encoding glucose-1-phosphate adenylyltransferase has protein sequence MRNVLALVLAGGKGTRLEPLTRDRAKPAVPFGGGYRIIDFTLSNCINSGLRRILILTQYKAASLDRHINLGWRFLCRELNEFVDVLPPQQRIDEQWYQGTADAVYQNIYTIERARSEHILILSGDHIYKMDYSKLIRDHKESGAEVTIGCIPVDRTEATQFGVMGVDEDMRVVKFEEKPASPAPMPNHPDKSLASMGIYVFNTNFLFERLCYDATQLDSSHDFGKNIIPSIIDDHLIRAYPFQDKNTGDGHYWRDVGTIDAFYEANMDLVSVHPQLNLYDNTWPIRSYQPPEPPPKFVFAQSEGSKPRVGQAVDSTVCPGSIISGGRVSQSIISTNVRVNSWAEVDNSILFSGVNVGRHAKIRNAIIDKGVSIPKNCEIGYDLEQDKRRGFTVSESGIVVIGKMDGFPGEG, from the coding sequence ATGCGAAATGTTTTGGCTTTGGTTCTGGCCGGCGGTAAAGGAACGCGACTGGAGCCCCTCACCCGGGATCGGGCGAAGCCTGCGGTTCCGTTTGGAGGCGGATATCGGATTATCGATTTTACTCTTTCCAACTGTATTAACAGTGGTTTACGTCGGATTCTGATTCTGACGCAATATAAAGCAGCCAGCCTGGATCGCCATATCAATCTGGGCTGGCGGTTTCTCTGCCGGGAGCTCAATGAATTCGTTGACGTGCTGCCGCCGCAACAGCGGATTGATGAGCAGTGGTATCAGGGAACCGCGGATGCGGTTTACCAGAATATTTACACCATCGAACGTGCTCGTTCAGAACATATTTTGATTCTCTCCGGCGATCACATCTACAAGATGGATTACTCGAAACTGATTCGGGATCATAAGGAATCCGGCGCAGAAGTCACGATCGGCTGTATCCCCGTCGATCGGACCGAAGCAACCCAGTTCGGCGTGATGGGCGTTGACGAGGATATGCGCGTGGTCAAGTTTGAAGAAAAACCGGCTTCACCCGCACCGATGCCCAATCACCCTGATAAAAGTCTGGCTTCGATGGGCATCTATGTCTTCAACACGAATTTTCTGTTTGAGCGTTTGTGTTATGATGCGACGCAGTTAGACAGTTCGCACGATTTCGGCAAGAATATTATTCCTTCCATCATCGATGATCATCTCATCCGCGCGTATCCCTTTCAGGATAAAAATACGGGGGACGGGCATTACTGGCGGGATGTGGGAACGATTGACGCCTTTTACGAGGCGAATATGGACCTGGTCTCGGTACACCCGCAATTAAACCTGTACGATAACACTTGGCCGATTCGATCTTATCAACCGCCGGAACCACCTCCGAAGTTCGTGTTTGCCCAGAGTGAAGGTTCCAAGCCTCGTGTGGGGCAGGCGGTAGACAGTACGGTCTGTCCGGGTTCGATTATCTCGGGGGGCCGCGTCAGTCAGTCGATCATTTCGACCAACGTGCGCGTCAATAGTTGGGCGGAAGTCGATAATTCGATTTTGTTCTCCGGTGTGAATGTCGGCCGCCATGCCAAAATTCGGAACGCGATTATCGATAAAGGGGTTTCGATCCCCAAAAATTGCGAAATCGGCTATGACCTGGAGCAGGACAAACGCCGTGGATTTACCGTTTCAGAATCGGGTATCGTTGTCATCGGCAAGATGGATGGATTTCCCGGCGAAGGTTAA
- a CDS encoding IS110 family RNA-guided transposase, which produces MHQLNTEDVGIDISKAKFDVSFPDRSKSVVYHYTPAGRKKFIAVLMKLQPIRVCLEATGGWENRLVACLHKHQIPVSVVNPRLIRDFARAKNQLAKTDEIDARIIREYAEVMDPRLTPPLTEAQQKMREFTSRREQTSKMIIQEKNRLETIVDQDVIKMIEQSIAFHKEQLRQIEKELKALIDADEESRKRSKILQSVPGIASITATLLISDLPELGSLNRKQISRLVGVAPTNRDSGTMRGRRTIGGGRVRIRNGLYMPTVVALRHNPIISAFYKRLVKNGKPKMVALVAAMRKLLIILNTMVKEGKQWEANVRNS; this is translated from the coding sequence ATGCATCAGCTTAACACAGAAGACGTCGGAATTGATATTTCAAAAGCCAAGTTTGATGTCAGTTTCCCAGATCGTTCCAAGTCCGTCGTTTATCACTACACACCAGCCGGGAGAAAAAAGTTCATCGCTGTCCTTATGAAGCTTCAGCCAATTCGAGTCTGCCTGGAAGCAACCGGCGGCTGGGAAAACAGGCTGGTTGCCTGTCTGCACAAGCACCAGATTCCTGTTTCGGTTGTCAATCCCCGACTTATCCGGGACTTTGCCCGAGCGAAGAATCAACTGGCCAAAACCGATGAGATTGACGCGCGCATCATCAGGGAATATGCCGAGGTGATGGACCCACGGCTCACTCCACCTTTAACAGAGGCCCAGCAGAAAATGCGTGAATTTACTTCTCGCCGGGAACAGACCAGCAAGATGATCATCCAGGAAAAGAACCGTCTGGAGACCATTGTGGACCAGGACGTCATCAAGATGATTGAACAATCCATTGCTTTCCACAAAGAACAGCTCAGGCAGATCGAGAAGGAACTGAAGGCACTGATTGACGCCGACGAGGAGTCCCGTAAACGTTCGAAAATCCTGCAATCGGTACCAGGCATCGCCAGTATCACGGCAACTCTGCTCATCTCAGATCTGCCGGAACTGGGGAGCCTGAATCGAAAGCAGATCTCACGGTTAGTCGGTGTCGCACCCACGAACCGCGACAGCGGAACCATGAGGGGAAGACGGACGATTGGCGGAGGACGAGTCCGGATCCGGAACGGATTGTACATGCCCACCGTAGTGGCCTTGAGGCACAACCCGATCATCAGTGCGTTCTATAAACGGCTCGTCAAAAACGGAAAACCGAAAATGGTCGCACTCGTGGCTGCCATGCGCAAACTGCTCATCATTCTCAACACCATGGTCAAAGAAGGAAAACAATGGGAGGCAAACGTGAGAAATTCCTGA